The following coding sequences are from one candidate division WOR-3 bacterium window:
- the dxs gene encoding 1-deoxy-D-xylulose-5-phosphate synthase codes for MPILPRIKGPNDLKELTLEELSILAHEIREKIIEVCADTGGHVAPSLGVVELTIALYRVFDAEEDKIIWDVGHQTYAQKLITGRYERFHTLRMYKGISGFPKRGESKYDVFDTGHSSTSLSAATGFILARDYKGADYNVIAVIGDGSLGAGMAFEALNHIGHLKKDVIVVLNDNERSIGETVGALSQYLTRVITTKTYNRFRDDLWKFLGKFPPYFRDRGRNLAKRIQEGLKGLYAPAVIFEELGFRYIGPLNGHKLGELIDTFTRIKEMRGPRIIHVVTKKGKGYKTAEDKPETFHGVGPYCVETGDIKAKTRSWTSVFGDAIVELAKKNEKIIAITAGMCLGTGLKKFREEIPERFFDVGITEQHAVTMAAALALDGYIPICAIYSTFLQRAYDQLIHDVCLQKAPVIFAVDRAGLVGQDGPTHHGPFDLSYFRCIPGIVVSAPKDGEELIALLKTAVEYRDGPFVIRYPRGTCGPVDNTDPQTIEIGTWERLSSGKDIAVIATGSMVKEAQSAAESLRKKGISPIIINGRFVKPLDRKMLDELGEEVNKIITVEENTLSGGFGSAVNEYYTQNNASVKVHCIGLPDQFIEHGSRQILLKITGLDAEGIAEKILSIL; via the coding sequence ATGCCGATTCTTCCAAGAATAAAAGGACCCAACGATCTCAAAGAACTGACGCTTGAAGAACTTTCGATACTCGCCCATGAAATCAGGGAGAAGATTATCGAAGTCTGCGCCGACACCGGCGGGCATGTGGCACCATCTTTGGGGGTTGTCGAGTTGACCATCGCCCTTTACCGGGTGTTTGATGCTGAAGAGGATAAAATCATCTGGGATGTCGGCCATCAAACATATGCTCAGAAGTTGATTACAGGGCGGTATGAACGGTTCCATACACTGCGGATGTATAAGGGAATAAGCGGTTTCCCGAAAAGAGGGGAGTCGAAGTATGATGTTTTCGACACGGGCCATTCTTCCACATCACTCTCCGCAGCGACCGGTTTTATACTTGCAAGGGATTACAAAGGTGCTGATTATAATGTTATAGCCGTTATCGGCGACGGATCACTGGGTGCGGGTATGGCTTTTGAGGCATTGAACCATATCGGTCATCTGAAAAAGGATGTTATTGTTGTATTGAATGATAATGAACGATCGATCGGTGAAACGGTCGGGGCTTTGTCCCAGTATTTGACCCGGGTCATCACCACAAAGACATACAATCGTTTCCGCGACGACTTGTGGAAATTTCTCGGAAAATTTCCGCCGTATTTCCGGGATCGAGGACGCAATCTGGCGAAGAGAATTCAGGAGGGATTAAAAGGTCTATATGCACCTGCGGTGATCTTTGAAGAACTCGGTTTCAGATATATCGGCCCCCTTAACGGCCATAAATTGGGTGAATTGATTGATACTTTTACACGCATTAAAGAGATGAGAGGACCGAGAATTATTCATGTCGTTACCAAAAAAGGCAAAGGATACAAGACGGCTGAGGATAAACCGGAGACATTCCACGGGGTGGGACCATATTGTGTCGAGACCGGTGATATTAAAGCCAAAACCAGATCCTGGACTTCGGTCTTCGGCGATGCAATCGTCGAACTCGCAAAAAAGAACGAGAAGATTATCGCCATCACTGCAGGAATGTGTCTCGGTACCGGCTTGAAGAAGTTCCGTGAGGAGATACCAGAGCGCTTTTTTGATGTCGGTATTACTGAGCAGCATGCCGTAACCATGGCTGCTGCCCTGGCACTGGATGGCTATATCCCGATATGCGCAATCTATTCGACGTTTTTGCAGCGTGCGTATGATCAATTGATTCATGATGTATGTCTGCAAAAGGCACCTGTGATCTTTGCGGTAGATCGGGCGGGTCTGGTTGGACAGGACGGTCCTACACATCACGGTCCGTTTGATTTATCATATTTCAGATGTATCCCGGGTATTGTCGTCAGTGCGCCGAAAGACGGTGAAGAATTGATTGCGTTGCTCAAAACGGCGGTTGAATATCGCGACGGTCCTTTTGTGATACGCTATCCTCGGGGGACCTGCGGTCCGGTGGATAATACAGACCCTCAGACCATAGAAATAGGTACCTGGGAAAGACTTTCGTCAGGGAAAGATATTGCGGTGATCGCCACCGGTTCTATGGTAAAAGAAGCCCAGTCAGCGGCAGAAAGCCTGCGTAAAAAAGGTATATCTCCGATCATCATAAACGGCCGTTTTGTTAAACCTCTGGATAGAAAAATGCTTGATGAACTCGGTGAAGAGGTTAATAAGATCATCACCGTGGAAGAGAATACACTCTCCGGAGGATTCGGGAGTGCGGTTAACGAATATTATACCCAGAACAATGCATCTGTGAAGGTGCACTGCATCGGTCTCCCCGACCAGTTCATCGAACATGGGTCAAGACAGATCCTGCTCAAGATCACAGGTCTTGACGCTGAGGGCATCGCCGAAAAGATCCTATCTATCTTATGA
- a CDS encoding polyprenyl synthetase family protein: MVVSEIDKYLKENKSLVDNALQRYFPDKNPFFAVMRYSLQGGKRIRPILAITSFRCCGGEDIEVILPTACGLELIHTYSLIHDDLPAMDDDDFRRGRVSAHKKFGEATAILSGDGLFAYAFELFTYGNGQVKEKLAVVKAVSEAVGPKGVVFGQVLDIDDKKNAVPKFLREIHLNKTAKFIAVSLKCGAIMAGASEEILERLYSTGIYLGMLFQYTDDILDVVGEKEKLGKTPGKDSASGKLTAPALYGLDGARFRAKKYATLAQKGFTELGDEFRILNQITAFILNRTF, translated from the coding sequence ATGGTTGTCTCAGAGATCGACAAATATTTAAAGGAGAATAAATCGCTTGTGGATAACGCGCTTCAGAGATATTTCCCTGATAAAAACCCGTTTTTTGCGGTGATGCGTTACTCTCTGCAGGGAGGAAAGCGGATAAGACCGATTCTCGCAATTACAAGTTTTCGTTGCTGCGGCGGAGAGGATATCGAGGTGATTCTACCGACCGCGTGCGGTCTTGAGTTGATTCATACTTATTCATTGATCCATGACGATCTGCCGGCGATGGATGACGATGATTTTCGGCGAGGTCGGGTTTCCGCCCACAAGAAATTCGGTGAGGCGACGGCGATTCTGTCCGGTGACGGCCTTTTCGCCTATGCATTTGAGTTGTTTACATATGGTAATGGTCAGGTGAAAGAAAAACTCGCAGTGGTGAAGGCGGTGAGCGAGGCGGTCGGTCCGAAAGGGGTTGTTTTCGGTCAGGTGCTTGATATCGATGACAAAAAGAACGCCGTGCCGAAATTCCTCAGGGAAATTCATTTAAACAAGACAGCGAAATTCATCGCGGTTTCCCTGAAGTGCGGTGCGATTATGGCCGGTGCTTCAGAGGAGATTCTTGAGAGGCTTTACAGCACCGGGATATATCTGGGAATGCTTTTTCAATATACCGACGATATTCTTGACGTGGTGGGCGAAAAAGAGAAATTGGGGAAGACTCCGGGAAAGGATTCCGCGAGTGGGAAACTAACCGCTCCGGCATTGTACGGGCTGGATGGTGCACGTTTCAGAGCCAAGAAATATGCGACACTGGCACAGAAAGGATTTACCGAACTCGGTGATGAATTCAGGATATTGAATCAGATAACGGCGTTTATTCTCAACAGGACATTCTGA
- a CDS encoding glycosyltransferase family 39 protein codes for MELRNEPFASFDTKISRLSSSLYSTTCNWLILAIGVLLRTAQFLYNRSLTEGEAALALNIVQRSYSELLKPLDYVQAAPVGFLIIQRWALNMFGNSEYSLRIIPLIAGIASLFLFYRLAKQILNEKGLTFSLILFTVCDHLIYFSSEVKQYSTDVFFTLIILLSAYLVIKKHLNIKYIISFGIVGGLSYWFSHPALFIFSGAIIVLLLCVIEEKNWNVLFWLISAGLISLISFIVNYQLSLEAISKNRTLVDFWQPSFMPLPPTNLNDLKWFPYVFLRIFKFPIGLSVYELLLAVLSFVFGFAVLFYKKTKIFLLLILPILFTLLASGLQKYPFEGRLLLFLTPVMILIIAEGIEYIRKTSSQGSPLIGFALVFILLIHPVCLAGYRLFKPRAPEELRPMMEYVAEHYRTGDIVYVYYASINAFRYYAHRFDYTDNYIQGIEARDNWSAYYKEIEQLKGKGRVWFLFSHIYADKGADEEKLFVSYLNTMALQLDAAKAPGAAAYLYHFP; via the coding sequence ATGGAATTACGGAATGAACCTTTCGCTTCATTTGATACAAAAATATCCCGGTTATCGTCATCCCTCTATTCGACGACCTGTAACTGGTTGATACTCGCCATCGGAGTTCTCTTAAGAACCGCTCAATTCTTGTACAATCGTTCCCTTACAGAAGGAGAAGCGGCCCTTGCATTGAATATAGTCCAGCGCTCCTATTCGGAATTATTAAAGCCGCTCGATTATGTCCAAGCGGCGCCGGTCGGATTTCTGATCATCCAGCGCTGGGCGCTGAATATGTTTGGCAACAGCGAATACAGCCTGCGTATCATTCCACTTATCGCGGGGATAGCCTCTCTCTTCCTGTTCTACAGATTAGCAAAACAGATATTAAATGAAAAAGGTTTAACATTCTCCCTCATACTCTTTACAGTATGTGACCACCTTATCTATTTTTCTTCTGAAGTAAAACAGTATTCAACCGATGTTTTTTTCACCCTCATAATTCTGTTGAGTGCGTATCTGGTTATTAAAAAACATTTAAATATCAAATATATCATCAGCTTCGGAATTGTCGGAGGGCTCTCTTACTGGTTTTCACACCCGGCGTTGTTCATCTTCTCCGGCGCAATCATCGTTCTCTTGCTCTGCGTAATAGAAGAGAAAAACTGGAATGTCCTGTTCTGGCTGATCTCCGCCGGCCTGATATCTCTGATCAGTTTTATTGTTAATTATCAACTCTCACTTGAGGCGATCAGTAAAAACCGAACTCTTGTTGACTTCTGGCAACCCAGCTTTATGCCTCTACCGCCTACGAATTTAAATGATTTAAAATGGTTCCCTTATGTATTCTTGAGAATCTTTAAATTCCCCATCGGGCTCTCTGTATATGAACTTCTCTTAGCGGTCCTTTCTTTCGTTTTCGGCTTCGCCGTGCTTTTCTACAAAAAGACCAAAATATTCCTGCTTCTGATCCTTCCCATCCTCTTCACTCTTCTTGCTTCTGGTCTACAAAAATATCCATTCGAAGGAAGGCTCCTTTTATTTCTCACCCCTGTTATGATACTGATCATCGCAGAGGGAATAGAATATATACGAAAAACCAGCTCACAGGGTTCACCTTTGATAGGTTTCGCCCTTGTTTTTATACTTCTGATTCACCCGGTCTGTCTCGCCGGCTATCGACTCTTTAAGCCCCGCGCTCCTGAAGAATTAAGACCGATGATGGAATACGTGGCTGAACACTATAGAACGGGTGATATTGTTTATGTCTATTATGCCTCAATCAATGCATTTCGCTACTACGCACATAGATTCGATTATACAGACAATTATATTCAAGGGATAGAGGCACGCGACAATTGGTCTGCATATTACAAAGAGATCGAACAGTTAAAAGGTAAAGGCAGGGTCTGGTTCCTCTTCTCCCATATCTATGCCGACAAAGGGGCGGATGAAGAGAAATTATTTGTTTCTTATTTGAATACTATGGCACTCCAGCTCGATGCCGCTAAGGCACCGGGAGCCGCCGCTTATTTATATCACTTCCCCTGA
- a CDS encoding T9SS type A sorting domain-containing protein — MAVSKTTNGGASWLRYALDTLGYVFALAVDPTNSNVVYVGGTPKMCKTVDGGGHWSDVSVGITDTIFDIAINGGNSDVIYAASPAGVFKTTNGGVNWFNTGCTDVTSLVIDPYEPTTVYAGTKSGVYKSTDAGGSWVQMNSGLSDTNVTSLGINPGVYLYCGTENNGMYRWSLEVGVSEKRKELDEKIAFFVSPNPVRGRVNISYQLTDRTVVQLAVYNSVGRLVKELVNGIQDSGLYSSSWDGRDCKGRKVPGGVYFARFLVGERRSVTKFVLLE; from the coding sequence ATGGCTGTGTCCAAGACCACAAACGGCGGAGCATCCTGGTTACGCTATGCACTCGATACCTTAGGTTATGTCTTCGCCCTTGCCGTTGATCCGACGAATTCCAATGTCGTCTATGTCGGCGGCACTCCCAAGATGTGTAAGACCGTTGACGGTGGAGGCCACTGGTCAGATGTATCGGTCGGTATAACAGATACGATCTTTGATATCGCCATTAACGGTGGTAATTCCGATGTGATTTATGCCGCTTCGCCGGCCGGTGTCTTTAAGACGACCAACGGCGGTGTAAATTGGTTTAACACCGGCTGTACAGATGTCACCTCACTTGTGATTGATCCATATGAGCCCACTACTGTTTACGCCGGTACAAAGAGCGGGGTTTACAAAAGCACCGACGCCGGCGGTTCCTGGGTTCAGATGAATAGCGGACTTTCCGACACAAACGTCACTTCCTTAGGTATTAATCCGGGTGTTTATCTCTATTGCGGAACAGAGAATAACGGGATGTATCGCTGGTCCCTTGAAGTCGGAGTGAGCGAGAAGCGCAAAGAGCTGGATGAGAAAATAGCCTTTTTTGTGTCTCCCAATCCAGTGAGAGGAAGAGTAAATATCAGTTATCAACTCACCGACAGGACTGTCGTGCAATTGGCGGTATATAACAGTGTCGGAAGATTGGTGAAGGAACTTGTCAACGGCATCCAGGACAGTGGACTCTATAGTTCATCATGGGATGGAAGAGATTGTAAAGGCAGAAAAGTGCCGGGGGGTGTTTATTTCGCCAGGTTCCTTGTGGGTGAAAGAAGATCGGTGACCAAGTTTGTTTTACTTGAATAG
- a CDS encoding glycosyltransferase family 1 protein has product MRILHVTFENFQDVPGILSRSHKFFGDEGFLATMTHSRLGFPDGILLNYPLLNSSSIRFFRKVSGRENVNVLEHELRLKIKGETLSQRMFFRMRDILWLYRLRDAWYRYGLGDFDVYHFDGDLPFIYGRRILKKLKNKHIVTHFFGSDLRKWGMNPYLRERAELRFTSELDHTKIDPSLIFVPIPYEAEKIKPRSRENKILRVCHSPTRRTAKGTADIINAIEKLKKKMKFEFLLIEGVSHKRCMELKSTCDIGIDQIGNYAGTGYGRSGLEFLALGIPTITEIPDEYEELLPGHPFVKATKKNFEDVLFALLTDSELRHKKREEGIKWVRSFPHPRRIMGRIYKEYRKLGWTSVNR; this is encoded by the coding sequence GTGAGAATACTGCACGTCACATTTGAAAATTTTCAGGATGTCCCGGGGATTCTGAGTCGAAGCCATAAATTCTTCGGTGATGAAGGATTTCTTGCCACAATGACCCATTCACGTTTAGGGTTCCCGGACGGTATTTTACTTAATTACCCATTGTTGAATTCCTCTTCTATCAGATTTTTCAGAAAGGTCAGCGGCAGAGAAAATGTAAATGTTCTGGAGCATGAGTTGAGGTTGAAAATAAAGGGAGAAACTCTGTCACAGCGGATGTTTTTCAGAATGCGTGATATCTTGTGGCTGTATCGCTTACGTGATGCCTGGTATAGATACGGGCTCGGTGATTTTGATGTCTATCATTTTGATGGAGACCTGCCTTTTATTTACGGAAGGAGAATCCTTAAGAAATTAAAGAACAAGCATATCGTAACCCATTTTTTCGGGAGTGATTTACGGAAATGGGGGATGAACCCGTATTTGAGAGAGCGGGCCGAGTTGCGTTTCACCTCGGAACTGGACCATACCAAGATAGATCCTTCCTTGATCTTTGTCCCGATCCCTTATGAGGCGGAGAAGATCAAACCGCGCAGTCGTGAGAATAAAATTTTACGGGTATGCCATTCTCCAACCCGGCGGACAGCGAAAGGAACCGCGGATATAATCAATGCGATTGAAAAATTAAAAAAGAAGATGAAGTTTGAGTTTCTTCTGATTGAAGGTGTTTCTCATAAGAGATGCATGGAGCTGAAAAGCACGTGTGACATTGGAATCGATCAGATCGGAAATTATGCAGGTACTGGTTACGGCAGAAGCGGACTTGAATTTCTCGCTCTGGGGATTCCCACGATAACAGAGATCCCTGATGAATACGAAGAGCTGCTACCGGGTCATCCTTTTGTTAAGGCGACGAAGAAGAATTTCGAAGATGTTCTGTTTGCACTTCTGACCGACAGCGAATTGAGACATAAGAAACGAGAAGAAGGTATAAAGTGGGTGAGGTCTTTTCCGCATCCCCGCAGGATTATGGGAAGGATATATAAAGAGTACAGGAAACTCGGCTGGACATCCGTTAACAGGTAA
- a CDS encoding B12-binding domain-containing radical SAM protein encodes MIDVLLVNPGEKGAFFEAMPPLGLAYIAANLEKHGYSVKILDFEVEEKGLSYWLSKWQPNYVGISGTSHTRFESFRLASEIKKFNREIVVIYGGVHATFTAFDTLTHIKDMDYVVRGEGEQILVELIDALNNKKNLDGVRGISYRTDEGIKENPAAPRVEPLDSLPRPAYHLLDMKRYSLDMEFVHKKGISLITSRGCLAKCSFCSASRMFNHQLTVHSAGRILDEIDFLFDNYSFKGVKIFDSTLTMRRNHIEELCDEILRRKRSFPWECEIRVGTVDRAILEKMKEAGCYYVNFGVESGSQRVLNLMRKGFTVEQAEELLNLCFDVGLKTKVFFSFGHIGENMEDVRETFRFIDKYSDKITTVASGAGVRIYPGTYLEEYARKNGLLPEDFSWSMPFTEKRARRILQSESIPLLLQPQLGFPELEDIALEIYRRRFKGWKGLGRGLRKILDRKKWWKLFQLMKIKSERIFTGGSK; translated from the coding sequence ATGATTGATGTACTGCTTGTTAATCCCGGAGAGAAGGGAGCTTTTTTTGAGGCGATGCCGCCCTTGGGCTTGGCGTACATTGCAGCGAATCTCGAAAAACATGGTTATTCAGTGAAGATCCTTGATTTCGAAGTGGAAGAAAAAGGGCTCTCTTATTGGTTGAGCAAATGGCAGCCGAACTATGTCGGTATATCAGGTACCAGTCACACACGTTTTGAGTCATTTCGTCTGGCTTCGGAGATTAAGAAATTCAACAGAGAGATTGTTGTTATCTACGGCGGTGTCCATGCCACATTCACCGCCTTTGATACCCTCACTCATATAAAGGATATGGATTATGTGGTAAGGGGAGAGGGTGAACAGATACTTGTGGAACTGATTGATGCTTTGAATAATAAAAAAAATCTTGATGGAGTGAGAGGCATCAGTTACCGCACAGACGAGGGCATAAAGGAAAATCCCGCTGCCCCGCGTGTCGAACCGCTTGATAGTTTACCGAGGCCGGCATATCATCTGCTTGATATGAAGAGATATTCGCTGGATATGGAATTCGTTCATAAAAAAGGTATTTCACTCATTACTTCACGCGGCTGTCTGGCGAAATGCAGTTTTTGTTCGGCAAGCAGAATGTTCAACCATCAATTGACGGTCCATTCCGCCGGTCGGATACTTGATGAGATAGATTTTCTCTTTGATAATTACAGTTTCAAAGGTGTGAAGATATTCGACAGCACACTGACGATGCGGAGGAATCATATTGAAGAACTCTGTGATGAAATACTGAGACGTAAGCGTTCATTTCCCTGGGAATGTGAGATTAGAGTCGGTACTGTAGACCGGGCCATTTTGGAAAAGATGAAAGAAGCCGGATGCTATTATGTGAATTTCGGGGTCGAATCTGGGAGCCAGAGGGTTTTGAATCTGATGCGTAAGGGGTTTACAGTGGAACAGGCGGAAGAGTTGTTGAATCTATGTTTTGATGTGGGGTTGAAGACCAAAGTCTTTTTCTCATTCGGACATATCGGTGAAAATATGGAGGATGTCAGAGAGACCTTCCGTTTCATCGATAAGTACAGTGATAAAATAACAACCGTTGCAAGCGGTGCCGGTGTGAGGATATATCCTGGTACATATCTTGAGGAGTATGCAAGGAAGAACGGCTTGCTTCCTGAAGACTTTTCCTGGAGCATGCCGTTTACAGAGAAGAGAGCCAGAAGAATTTTACAGTCGGAATCTATCCCTCTGTTGCTTCAGCCGCAACTCGGTTTTCCCGAGCTGGAAGATATTGCCCTTGAAATTTATCGACGGCGGTTCAAAGGATGGAAGGGGTTAGGACGGGGGTTGCGCAAGATCCTCGATCGAAAAAAATGGTGGAAACTCTTTCAACTTATGAAAATAAAATCAGAGAGAATTTTCACAGGAGGGAGTAAGTAG
- a CDS encoding NAD(P)-dependent oxidoreductase — protein sequence MEAANLITSPFGIGEGLILKLLKKGETIYTVFPSPKNVPMSFLGRINLKYGFLQFEKDVNLDKSLPRRVENVYHVYEAYSGSFTRIFKANPCATLMLLEWAKKVGVKRFIYISSGEVYGEGKNLEETSPYKPRSFYAMSKFETEFLFRYYQKHFKIITVRIFFPFGKTLKEGFVSELHHAVKSKGKIETEYNVISPTFIDDTIEPLIKARDLDKNDVFNFCGSPIETEEFIDRLKYTCGGSAGKIKTGRIGLTGNSAKAERMLGYRKTPLNDALKNSFGK from the coding sequence ATGGAGGCAGCGAATTTAATCACCAGTCCGTTCGGCATCGGTGAGGGGTTGATTCTGAAGTTGTTGAAAAAGGGAGAGACCATTTATACGGTTTTTCCTTCACCCAAGAACGTACCGATGTCATTCCTGGGCAGGATAAATTTGAAATACGGCTTTCTGCAGTTTGAAAAGGATGTGAATCTCGACAAAAGTCTTCCGAGACGGGTGGAGAATGTCTATCATGTTTATGAAGCCTATAGTGGTTCTTTTACGAGAATCTTTAAAGCCAATCCCTGCGCAACATTGATGTTGCTGGAGTGGGCGAAGAAGGTCGGTGTCAAGAGATTTATTTATATCTCCAGTGGAGAGGTTTACGGCGAAGGTAAGAATCTTGAAGAGACAAGTCCGTACAAGCCGCGCAGTTTTTATGCGATGAGTAAATTTGAAACCGAATTTTTATTCCGTTATTATCAGAAACATTTCAAAATCATTACGGTACGGATCTTCTTTCCTTTTGGTAAGACTTTAAAAGAAGGGTTTGTCTCGGAACTCCATCATGCGGTGAAGTCAAAAGGAAAGATTGAAACCGAGTATAATGTCATCAGCCCCACATTTATTGATGATACCATCGAGCCGCTGATAAAAGCGCGTGATCTTGATAAAAATGATGTTTTTAATTTCTGCGGCAGCCCGATCGAAACCGAAGAGTTCATTGACAGATTGAAATATACGTGCGGAGGCTCTGCCGGTAAGATAAAGACGGGGCGGATCGGGTTGACCGGTAACAGTGCAAAGGCAGAGAGAATGCTGGGATACCGCAAGACGCCGTTAAATGACGCCCTGAAGAATTCTTTCGGAAAATAG
- a CDS encoding DUF2905 domain-containing protein — MYGIARFFIGVGVLFVIIGLLLFLFPKFNFLKLPGDIVVKHDNFILILPIATSILVSLILTILLNFIFRR, encoded by the coding sequence ATGTATGGTATTGCCAGATTTTTTATCGGGGTCGGCGTTCTTTTTGTTATCATCGGTCTTCTCCTTTTTTTATTTCCAAAATTCAATTTTTTAAAGCTTCCCGGTGATATTGTCGTAAAACACGATAATTTTATTCTGATTCTTCCAATTGCAACCAGTATTCTGGTGTCTTTAATCCTTACTATTTTGTTGAATTTTATCTTCAGAAGATAA
- a CDS encoding zinc ribbon domain-containing protein, whose product MPTYEYECIKCKYTFEEFQKITDKPLQRCPKCRGKLRRLVSGGVGLIFKGSGFYVTDYKKSRLPQPKEEKKKDLVKPQREKPKVPATVPQTATGGSSSDKKKK is encoded by the coding sequence ATGCCTACATACGAATACGAATGCATCAAGTGTAAGTATACCTTTGAAGAGTTTCAAAAGATAACGGATAAACCGCTACAGAGATGTCCCAAGTGCCGTGGTAAGTTAAGACGTTTGGTCTCCGGCGGTGTCGGTTTGATCTTTAAGGGCAGTGGTTTCTATGTTACTGATTATAAAAAATCACGGTTACCGCAGCCGAAGGAAGAGAAAAAGAAGGATTTAGTAAAACCACAAAGAGAGAAGCCGAAGGTTCCGGCGACAGTACCTCAGACCGCTACAGGTGGTTCATCTTCCGATAAAAAGAAGAAATAG